A window from Phaeocystidibacter marisrubri encodes these proteins:
- a CDS encoding energy transducer TonB produces the protein MKAHFYTLGLLLVSFFSAGQTLPELEEDSSEILNYREVEQYPIHPDCVDATTESERFQCLNTVISNHLKSEFTTTPEIRRQGGGKAFGSFVIETDGSITEVKIEKSAGYEAFDNEVIRVLQLLPKMTPAMVDGKPVRMSFIAPFSIQIM, from the coding sequence ATGAAAGCACACTTCTACACCCTAGGTCTATTACTCGTCAGTTTTTTTTCTGCAGGACAAACTCTTCCAGAACTTGAAGAAGATAGTTCTGAGATTCTGAATTATCGTGAAGTTGAACAATATCCTATTCATCCCGACTGCGTAGACGCCACTACTGAAAGTGAAAGGTTTCAATGCTTGAATACCGTCATTAGTAATCATCTGAAGTCTGAATTCACCACAACTCCGGAAATCCGACGCCAAGGAGGTGGTAAAGCATTTGGATCTTTTGTGATTGAAACCGACGGCAGCATTACGGAGGTCAAAATTGAAAAGTCAGCTGGATATGAAGCCTTCGACAATGAAGTCATTCGCGTTCTTCAACTTCTACCCAAAATGACACCCGCCATGGTGGATGGCAAGCCTGTTCGCATGAGCTTCATTGCACCGTTCTCCATTCAAATCATGTAA
- a CDS encoding TolC family protein, with translation MKNNRIIRLGTVAAFLAIAISSCKPPEFIEKTVNTNVPVSYATPDTLVPADTAATADSMTTAQMNWREYFTDSNLVALIDTALIHNQELNITLQQIRMFNNEIRSRSGEYLPFVSVGAGGGVERSPRYSRNGATEANLEIEPGKAFPDPLPDVGLGLYADWEIDIWNRLHNAKDAAVKEYLASIEGKNFMVTNLIAEIANSYYELLALDNQLAIVKQNIQIQSNALEIVKVQKQAARVTELAVRKFEAELMNTKSLQYDIQQQITVTENKINFLLGRYPQPIVRNASGFIDLVPDTVYTGLPSELLANRPDIRRAELEMQAADLNVLVAKASFYPRLSINAGLGYSAYNPGLMFTTPASLLYNIAGELTAPLFNKRAITAAYYNANARQVQAIYEYEQAILNGYMEVSNQMAMIENLEQSYKLRSQQVDALNASIQISTDLFKSARADYMEVLMTQRDALESKFELLETKKRQMNAMVNIYRALGGGWN, from the coding sequence ATGAAGAATAATAGAATAATTCGACTCGGGACGGTGGCCGCTTTTCTGGCGATAGCCATATCATCTTGTAAACCGCCTGAGTTTATCGAAAAAACTGTGAATACCAATGTGCCAGTGAGTTACGCAACTCCCGATACATTAGTGCCTGCGGATACAGCTGCGACTGCAGATTCCATGACCACTGCGCAAATGAATTGGCGCGAGTATTTCACCGATTCCAATTTGGTGGCCTTGATTGATACAGCTTTGATCCACAATCAAGAGTTGAATATCACCCTACAACAGATTCGCATGTTCAACAACGAGATCCGCTCTCGTTCTGGGGAATACTTGCCGTTTGTGAGTGTCGGTGCAGGTGGAGGTGTGGAGAGATCACCTCGCTATTCGCGCAATGGTGCAACGGAAGCCAATCTTGAAATTGAACCGGGTAAGGCTTTTCCAGATCCCCTGCCTGATGTGGGACTTGGTCTCTATGCCGATTGGGAAATTGACATCTGGAACCGATTGCACAATGCGAAAGATGCTGCGGTGAAGGAGTATTTGGCTTCTATTGAGGGCAAAAACTTCATGGTGACCAACTTGATTGCCGAAATCGCAAACTCCTACTACGAGTTGTTGGCGTTAGATAATCAATTGGCAATTGTAAAGCAGAACATCCAAATTCAATCCAATGCCCTTGAGATTGTAAAAGTTCAAAAGCAAGCGGCACGCGTTACGGAATTGGCTGTTCGAAAGTTTGAGGCAGAGTTGATGAATACCAAGAGTCTGCAATACGATATTCAGCAACAAATTACCGTCACAGAAAATAAGATCAATTTCTTGTTGGGTAGATATCCTCAACCCATTGTGCGTAATGCCTCTGGATTTATTGATCTAGTGCCCGATACGGTGTACACCGGATTGCCTTCAGAACTTCTTGCCAATCGTCCCGATATCCGCAGAGCAGAATTGGAAATGCAAGCGGCTGATTTGAATGTATTGGTCGCTAAGGCCAGTTTCTATCCGCGTTTGAGTATCAATGCTGGACTGGGCTATTCGGCTTATAATCCAGGTTTGATGTTTACCACACCGGCTTCCTTGTTGTATAACATTGCAGGTGAATTAACCGCTCCACTATTCAACAAGCGGGCTATTACGGCGGCGTATTACAACGCCAATGCCCGACAAGTTCAGGCGATCTATGAATACGAACAGGCCATTTTGAATGGTTACATGGAAGTGTCCAATCAAATGGCCATGATCGAAAACCTAGAACAGAGCTATAAGCTGAGATCTCAACAGGTGGATGCACTCAATGCTTCCATCCAGATTTCTACCGACTTGTTTAAATCGGCAAGAGCAGATTACATGGAGGTTCTTATGACGCAACGCGATGCCCTCGAATCTAAGTTCGAGTTGCTTGAAACCAAGAAGCGTCAGATGAATGCCATGGTAAACATATATAGAGCTTTAGGTGGTGGTTGGAATTGA
- a CDS encoding efflux RND transporter permease subunit, whose product MFSKIIHRPVFAIVISVVIVFMGSLAIKQLPISQFPQIAPTTVNVFIAYPGSSADVLVKSTLITLENAINGVQGMRYMATDATSAGEATLRVIFEPGTDPNQAVIRVKTRVDQVMPLLPELVQREGVIITPIQPSMLMYVNLYAKDTTMDEKFLYNYANVKMVPEINRINGVARAQILGSRRYAMRVWLNPDRMRAYNISVDEVMEAMQEQSIVGRPGRLGRSSGIQAQSLEYVLTYKGRYNEPEEYENIIIRANSEGESIRLGDIGKVELGSEFFDIYSNLDGHPSAAIVLKQNYGSNASQVIADVKAKLKEMEGDFPPGMDYKISYDVSKFLDASMDQVVHTLRDAFILVALVVFIFLGDWRSTLIPILAVPVSLIGAFFVIQFFGLSINLVTLFALVLAIGIVVDDAIVVVEAVHAKMEEEHLNPYNAVKKVMREISGAIIAITMVMVSVFVPISFMGGPVGTFYRQFSITMASSIVISALIALTLTPVLCAMLLKNNHGKARKNNLLTRFLDSFNRGFDKITGRYTALLRRMVNRRWLTFGILAVFCAGIFYESQVLPGGFIPSEDQGTIYAIIQTPPGATLERTNQVSQHLQKICEEIDGVETVSSLAGYEIMTEGRGSNAGTCLINLKPWSERHHTVKEIMEELEEKSKGLGAIIEFFEPPAIPGFGSSGGFSLRLLDKTSSTDYHEFDEVNKQFMEDLAERPELSGLFTFFAANYPQYELEIDNDLAMQKGVSIGDAMENLNIMIGSTYEQGFIKFDRFFKVYVQSAPEFRRLPSDVLKMYVKNEEGEMVPYSSFMKLVKKQGPNEVTRYNMYNSAAIRGLPAKGYTTADAIQAIREVAAKKLPNGYDIAWEGLSYDEAGRGNESIYIFIIVLVFVYLVLAAQYESFIIPMAVVFSLPVGVFGSFFLLKMMGLDNDIYAQIGLIMLVGLLGKNAVLIVEFAVQKRQEGSSIFDAAIEGAKVRFRPILMTSFAFIAGLIPLIVATGAGAIGNRTIGASALGGMLFGTLFGVVVVPGLYYIFAKLSDGKSLIKDEDDSPLSEMYNDEE is encoded by the coding sequence ATGTTTAGTAAAATAATCCACAGACCGGTTTTCGCTATTGTGATTTCGGTCGTGATCGTATTCATGGGTTCTTTGGCAATCAAGCAATTGCCGATCTCCCAGTTCCCTCAAATTGCGCCTACAACGGTAAACGTGTTTATCGCTTACCCGGGTTCCAGCGCAGATGTTCTGGTAAAATCCACACTAATTACCCTTGAGAATGCCATTAACGGTGTTCAGGGAATGCGGTATATGGCAACGGATGCTACGAGTGCTGGTGAGGCTACACTCCGAGTGATCTTTGAACCGGGTACAGATCCCAATCAAGCTGTTATTCGAGTCAAGACGAGAGTGGATCAGGTAATGCCGCTCTTGCCGGAATTGGTACAGCGTGAAGGGGTGATTATCACGCCTATTCAACCTTCTATGTTGATGTATGTGAACCTCTACGCCAAGGATACAACCATGGACGAGAAGTTCTTGTACAACTACGCCAATGTGAAGATGGTGCCGGAGATTAACCGGATTAATGGTGTAGCTCGAGCACAGATTTTGGGCAGTCGCCGCTATGCAATGCGGGTTTGGTTGAATCCAGATCGCATGCGTGCCTACAACATTTCAGTGGATGAAGTGATGGAGGCTATGCAGGAACAAAGCATCGTGGGGCGTCCAGGGCGTTTGGGAAGAAGTTCGGGTATTCAGGCTCAATCGCTCGAATATGTACTCACCTATAAAGGACGTTATAACGAGCCGGAAGAGTATGAGAATATCATCATTCGTGCAAACTCGGAAGGGGAGAGCATTCGACTGGGCGACATTGGTAAAGTGGAGTTGGGAAGTGAGTTCTTTGATATCTATTCCAACCTCGATGGTCACCCTTCTGCGGCGATTGTGTTGAAGCAGAATTACGGCAGTAATGCGAGTCAGGTTATTGCGGATGTAAAAGCAAAGCTGAAGGAAATGGAGGGAGATTTTCCTCCGGGAATGGACTACAAGATTAGCTACGACGTATCCAAATTTCTCGATGCTTCGATGGATCAAGTGGTGCATACTCTTCGCGATGCGTTTATTCTAGTGGCCTTGGTGGTGTTCATCTTCTTGGGGGATTGGCGCTCTACGTTGATTCCTATTCTCGCAGTACCGGTTTCTCTGATTGGTGCGTTCTTCGTTATTCAGTTCTTTGGGCTCTCCATTAACTTGGTGACGCTTTTCGCGCTCGTGCTTGCCATTGGTATTGTGGTGGATGATGCCATCGTTGTGGTGGAAGCCGTTCATGCGAAGATGGAGGAGGAGCACCTGAATCCGTACAATGCGGTAAAGAAGGTGATGCGCGAAATTAGCGGTGCGATTATCGCCATTACCATGGTTATGGTTTCGGTATTTGTACCGATTTCTTTTATGGGCGGTCCTGTGGGCACTTTCTACCGTCAGTTCTCCATCACCATGGCGAGTTCCATTGTTATTTCTGCACTTATCGCCCTTACGCTTACCCCAGTTCTCTGTGCGATGTTGCTCAAGAACAACCACGGAAAAGCACGCAAAAACAATTTACTCACTCGCTTCTTGGATTCCTTTAACCGTGGCTTTGATAAAATCACGGGAAGATACACTGCCTTGCTAAGGCGAATGGTGAATCGCAGATGGCTCACTTTTGGCATCCTTGCTGTTTTCTGTGCGGGGATTTTCTACGAGAGTCAGGTGCTTCCGGGCGGTTTTATTCCAAGCGAAGATCAAGGGACTATTTATGCTATCATTCAAACGCCTCCGGGAGCAACTCTAGAGCGCACGAACCAAGTTTCTCAACATCTTCAAAAGATTTGTGAGGAAATTGATGGAGTGGAGACCGTGTCTTCATTGGCGGGATATGAAATCATGACGGAAGGTAGGGGTTCCAACGCCGGGACGTGTTTGATCAACCTTAAACCTTGGAGCGAACGCCATCATACGGTGAAGGAGATTATGGAAGAGCTCGAAGAGAAATCAAAGGGATTAGGCGCTATTATCGAATTCTTTGAGCCACCTGCCATTCCAGGTTTTGGTTCCTCTGGAGGTTTCTCCTTGCGCTTGTTGGACAAGACGTCTAGCACCGATTACCACGAATTTGATGAGGTGAACAAGCAGTTCATGGAGGATTTAGCGGAGCGCCCAGAGCTCTCAGGTCTCTTTACCTTTTTTGCAGCCAATTATCCGCAGTACGAGTTGGAGATCGACAACGATTTAGCCATGCAGAAGGGCGTGTCCATTGGCGATGCAATGGAGAACCTCAACATAATGATCGGTTCGACGTACGAGCAAGGCTTTATCAAGTTTGATCGATTCTTTAAAGTTTATGTGCAGTCGGCTCCAGAATTCCGTCGACTCCCATCTGATGTTCTGAAGATGTACGTGAAGAACGAAGAGGGAGAAATGGTACCGTATTCTTCCTTTATGAAACTAGTGAAGAAGCAGGGGCCGAATGAGGTGACGCGCTACAACATGTACAACTCTGCCGCAATACGTGGTTTACCTGCCAAAGGCTATACCACAGCCGATGCCATTCAAGCCATTCGTGAGGTAGCGGCAAAGAAGCTTCCCAACGGATATGACATTGCATGGGAGGGTTTGTCGTACGACGAGGCAGGAAGAGGGAATGAATCCATTTACATTTTCATCATTGTACTGGTGTTTGTTTACCTCGTTTTGGCGGCTCAATACGAGAGTTTCATCATCCCAATGGCGGTTGTGTTCTCCCTTCCTGTAGGTGTGTTTGGCTCTTTCTTCTTGCTGAAGATGATGGGGCTAGACAATGATATCTACGCACAAATCGGATTGATTATGCTCGTGGGACTGCTCGGTAAAAATGCCGTGCTGATTGTGGAGTTCGCTGTCCAGAAACGTCAGGAAGGTTCGTCCATTTTTGATGCTGCGATTGAGGGGGCTAAGGTTCGTTTCCGCCCAATCTTGATGACTTCCTTCGCTTTTATTGCTGGTTTGATACCATTGATTGTGGCTACTGGTGCTGGAGCTATTGGTAACCGAACCATAGGTGCATCGGCGCTGGGAGGGATGTTGTTTGGCACCCTGTTCGGGGTAGTTGTAGTGCCGGGTTTGTACTACATCTTCGCCAAGTTGTCTGATGGTAAGAGTTTGATAAAAGATGAAGATGATAGTCCGCTATCCGAAATGTACAATGATGAAGAATAA
- a CDS encoding efflux RND transporter periplasmic adaptor subunit, translating into MRKILMLASLCATLFFTSCSSHEESHEEETVFTVTSPIRMDTSITDDYVCQIRSISHIELRAQERGYLEKIYVDEGQFVKKGDLLFQVMPNLYQAELNKAKAEAEFAEIEYNNTKRLADSDVVAPNELYMAKAKYDKALAELQLAQVHLQFTQIRAPFDGYIDRFHVRLGSLLDEGDLLTTLSDNSEMWVYFNVPEAEYLDYRTRVTRDSIMPVKLQMANNKMFKYSGEVRTIEADFNNETGNIPFRATFPNPDGLLRHGETGNVKMRVPLKNALLIPQKVTYEVLDKKFVFVVNEENIIEAREVKIGAEMPHLYAITSGLSEGDKVLLEGLRLVRAGDRIKYDFVSPDTAISELGLYAE; encoded by the coding sequence ATGAGAAAGATTCTCATGCTCGCCAGTTTGTGTGCAACTCTATTTTTCACAAGCTGTTCTTCTCACGAAGAAAGTCATGAAGAAGAGACCGTCTTCACGGTTACGAGCCCGATTCGAATGGACACATCGATTACCGATGATTATGTCTGTCAGATTCGATCCATTAGTCACATTGAGTTACGTGCACAAGAGCGCGGATATCTCGAGAAGATTTATGTTGATGAAGGTCAGTTTGTGAAGAAGGGCGATTTGCTCTTCCAAGTGATGCCGAACCTCTATCAAGCGGAACTCAATAAAGCGAAAGCCGAAGCGGAGTTCGCCGAAATTGAATACAACAACACAAAGAGATTAGCCGATAGCGACGTTGTGGCTCCCAATGAGCTCTACATGGCCAAGGCCAAATACGACAAGGCGCTGGCTGAACTACAGTTGGCTCAAGTCCACCTTCAATTCACTCAAATTCGCGCTCCCTTTGATGGATATATCGACCGCTTCCACGTTCGATTGGGAAGTTTGCTAGATGAAGGCGATTTGCTCACCACACTATCGGACAACAGTGAAATGTGGGTTTACTTCAACGTGCCAGAAGCAGAGTATCTGGACTATCGCACAAGAGTTACCCGCGATAGTATAATGCCGGTAAAGCTGCAGATGGCAAACAACAAGATGTTTAAGTACAGTGGGGAGGTTCGCACTATTGAGGCCGACTTCAACAACGAAACGGGGAATATCCCTTTCCGTGCCACTTTCCCTAATCCTGATGGACTTCTTCGTCACGGTGAAACGGGGAATGTAAAAATGAGAGTACCTCTAAAGAATGCTCTGCTGATTCCACAAAAAGTAACCTATGAGGTGTTGGATAAGAAGTTTGTATTTGTGGTAAATGAGGAGAATATCATCGAGGCGCGAGAGGTGAAAATCGGAGCGGAAATGCCGCATCTGTATGCCATTACGAGCGGACTCTCTGAGGGGGACAAGGTGCTTCTTGAAGGACTGCGTTTGGTGCGAGCAGGTGATAGAATCAAGTACGATTTCGTATCGCCAGACACCGCTATTTCTGAGCTTGGACTCTACGCTGAGTAA
- a CDS encoding tetratricopeptide repeat protein gives MKNTLLSLFFLFSIFALAQGNEHHDIDVLIFRADYQNALIEVENQLDTQPGDPATLCIKGRILRGMGDVNQAIQLYEKALQKDPTCERCLADYALYFMDRSDLKKADSTIKLIRAPKLAYTEYVLAKLDLKNYSISAIIHLNKSIALDPMMAEYYGVRGSYRLANGMSLTAKTDIDAGRALDTANLFCKLASARLHAINGDLIGARILCEGYLKADSSIAVLSLYSNILHHLGRFEESDAAIREAIAFSGDNQDLHIQWAEQYYDREDMDGVCEQYTALLPLLSGPENAEKRAYLQREQEQLCNPNRSSYYYQRGIAAYNLKDFETAIETYNRGLTKFPNSAMMLSFKANALIKLKSYAAAIPIYQKSLALRGTIARETADNSPDYSEQMGASTVLYTFVADIHMSLMECYQSTGQPELALTYADSGVTLMESLLGNSGITPYLSSAYVMRCELHLVQGETELAKADLKKASELDPSSTVIPLTRVKIILGRYRLNDFHLFNSFAVYSLDEIEKLPSIDYEDLREDYSSEDLQLALKECNNVLEVEQSALGYFYRAHIKKILQDPSYLMDLRAAENLGQVLSYPLLGEDRG, from the coding sequence ATGAAAAACACTTTACTCAGTCTATTCTTTCTCTTCAGCATATTCGCTTTGGCTCAAGGAAACGAACATCATGACATCGATGTTCTCATCTTTCGAGCTGATTATCAAAATGCACTAATTGAAGTTGAGAATCAATTGGACACTCAACCTGGAGACCCCGCGACACTGTGCATCAAAGGGCGAATTCTTCGAGGAATGGGAGATGTCAATCAAGCCATTCAACTCTACGAAAAGGCCCTTCAAAAAGACCCCACTTGTGAACGATGTTTAGCCGACTATGCATTGTATTTCATGGATCGTTCTGACTTGAAAAAGGCGGATTCCACGATAAAGCTCATTCGTGCTCCCAAACTGGCCTACACAGAATATGTTCTCGCCAAGTTGGACTTGAAAAACTATAGCATTTCAGCCATCATTCACCTAAACAAGAGCATTGCATTAGATCCAATGATGGCCGAGTATTATGGAGTAAGAGGGTCCTATAGATTGGCGAATGGAATGTCGCTCACGGCTAAAACAGACATTGACGCAGGCAGGGCTCTAGACACTGCAAATCTCTTTTGCAAATTAGCATCGGCACGGCTTCACGCCATTAATGGAGATTTGATTGGCGCCCGAATTCTATGTGAGGGATATTTGAAAGCCGATAGCTCCATAGCAGTGCTGAGTTTGTATTCCAATATCCTTCATCATCTTGGACGGTTTGAGGAATCCGATGCAGCTATCCGTGAGGCTATTGCTTTTAGTGGTGACAACCAAGACCTACACATCCAATGGGCTGAGCAATACTACGACAGAGAAGATATGGATGGAGTCTGTGAACAATACACTGCGCTTCTTCCTCTCTTATCGGGACCCGAAAATGCTGAAAAGCGAGCATACCTCCAAAGGGAGCAAGAGCAACTCTGCAATCCAAATAGGTCGAGTTATTACTATCAAAGAGGAATAGCCGCGTACAACTTAAAGGATTTTGAAACCGCGATTGAAACCTACAACCGAGGATTGACAAAGTTTCCGAATAGTGCAATGATGCTCTCCTTTAAAGCCAATGCCCTTATCAAGTTAAAAAGTTACGCCGCTGCAATTCCTATTTATCAAAAAAGTCTCGCTCTTCGCGGAACCATAGCTCGAGAAACAGCCGATAACAGTCCAGATTATTCCGAGCAAATGGGAGCCTCAACTGTGCTGTACACCTTTGTAGCGGATATCCACATGAGTTTAATGGAATGCTACCAAAGTACGGGACAACCGGAATTGGCACTTACCTATGCTGATTCTGGCGTAACTCTGATGGAATCGCTGTTGGGCAATTCTGGCATAACTCCATACCTCAGCTCGGCGTATGTGATGCGCTGTGAGTTGCACTTGGTGCAGGGGGAAACCGAGTTGGCGAAGGCTGACTTGAAAAAGGCATCAGAACTCGACCCAAGTAGCACTGTCATTCCCTTAACCCGCGTTAAAATCATCTTAGGCCGCTACCGTCTGAATGATTTTCACCTCTTCAATTCATTCGCTGTCTACTCATTAGACGAGATCGAAAAACTGCCTTCCATCGATTATGAAGATTTACGAGAAGACTATTCAAGTGAAGACTTACAATTGGCTCTCAAAGAGTGTAACAACGTACTGGAAGTTGAGCAGAGCGCTCTGGGTTATTTCTATCGAGCCCACATCAAAAAGATCTTGCAAGACCCTAGCTATTTGATGGACCTCCGCGCTGCAGAAAACCTCGGACAAGTTCTCTCTTACCCTTTACTAGGAGAAGATAGAGGCTAA
- a CDS encoding SDR family NAD(P)-dependent oxidoreductase codes for MKVEGKVWVVTGGGSGMGRELVLLLLKRGAKVATLDINGDSLAETAKLAGDHAQSLSTHVLDITDREKVHAFPEEVIKIHGAVDAIINNAGIIQPFIKVNELEYDVIERIININFYGTLFMVKAFLPHLLKREEGYIANISSMGGFLPVPGQTFYGASKAGVKLLTEGLHSELMETNVRVSCIFPGAIDTNITANSGVETPGHEKADASKFKALPAPEAARIMLDGIEKNKYHIFVGKDSSFMNKLWRLAPERAAKLIYSKMKALLN; via the coding sequence ATGAAAGTAGAAGGGAAAGTTTGGGTGGTTACCGGAGGCGGTAGCGGAATGGGCAGAGAGCTTGTGCTCCTGTTGTTGAAACGAGGCGCTAAGGTGGCAACCTTGGATATCAATGGGGATTCTCTCGCAGAAACGGCAAAGCTCGCAGGCGATCACGCTCAGAGTCTATCTACGCATGTCCTCGATATTACGGATAGAGAAAAGGTTCATGCCTTTCCAGAAGAGGTTATTAAGATTCATGGTGCGGTAGATGCGATAATCAACAATGCTGGAATCATTCAGCCCTTCATCAAAGTGAACGAGTTGGAATACGATGTGATTGAGCGCATCATCAACATTAACTTTTACGGAACGCTCTTCATGGTGAAGGCTTTCTTGCCGCATTTGTTGAAGAGGGAGGAGGGCTACATCGCAAACATCTCCAGTATGGGTGGTTTCTTGCCCGTACCTGGGCAAACGTTTTACGGCGCTTCAAAAGCAGGAGTAAAACTTCTCACAGAAGGTTTGCACTCCGAGTTGATGGAAACGAACGTTCGTGTATCTTGTATTTTCCCTGGGGCGATTGATACAAATATCACGGCGAATAGCGGGGTAGAAACTCCGGGTCATGAGAAGGCAGATGCAAGCAAGTTCAAGGCGCTTCCAGCTCCCGAAGCTGCACGAATTATGCTAGATGGCATAGAGAAAAACAAGTACCACATTTTTGTGGGGAAAGATTCAAGCTTCATGAATAAGCTTTGGCGACTCGCACCCGAACGAGCCGCGAAATTGATTTATTCAAAAATGAAAGCGTTGCTCAATTAG
- a CDS encoding MarR family winged helix-turn-helix transcriptional regulator gives MSTSPKELWLENQICFPLYAGSRLITKLYTPFLQELDITYPQYLVLLVLWKEDAQTVSQISDKLFLETNTITPLLKRMEQKGLIARVRSTADERKVNIVLTSKGLDLREKAECIPNEIVKQSNKSDVTLEEVMQLKETLNKMLRIWSEAEE, from the coding sequence ATGAGTACGAGTCCCAAAGAGTTGTGGTTGGAAAATCAAATTTGCTTCCCCTTGTATGCAGGGTCCAGATTGATCACCAAATTGTACACTCCGTTTCTTCAAGAATTGGATATTACCTATCCACAGTACCTGGTTTTACTTGTGTTATGGAAGGAAGACGCACAAACTGTTTCTCAAATTAGCGACAAATTGTTCCTGGAAACGAATACCATCACACCTCTTCTCAAACGGATGGAGCAGAAGGGATTAATTGCCCGAGTGCGAAGTACTGCTGATGAACGCAAGGTGAACATTGTGCTAACCTCAAAAGGTCTTGACCTTCGTGAGAAAGCAGAATGTATCCCGAATGAAATCGTGAAGCAATCCAATAAATCGGATGTGACCCTAGAAGAAGTGATGCAACTAAAGGAGACACTGAATAAGATGTTGCGAATTTGGTCGGAAGCAGAAGAGTGA
- a CDS encoding glutathione peroxidase, producing MNSPFYQLEAKSLSGKPVSMNDYAGKTVLVVNTASKCGLAPQFEGLEALYQKYKDKGLVVFGFPSNQFANQEPGDAESISEACQLNYGVSFPMFDKIEVNGSNAHPIFKYLKSELGGIFGSRVKWNFTKFLVDAQGKPVKRFAPTTKPEAIDKYLAKLL from the coding sequence ATGAATAGTCCTTTTTATCAATTAGAAGCGAAGAGTTTATCAGGAAAGCCAGTGTCTATGAACGACTATGCGGGGAAGACGGTCTTGGTGGTGAACACAGCTAGCAAGTGCGGCCTCGCTCCTCAATTTGAAGGTTTAGAAGCGCTTTATCAGAAGTACAAAGACAAGGGATTGGTGGTTTTCGGTTTTCCGAGTAATCAATTTGCCAATCAGGAGCCTGGAGATGCCGAGTCGATTTCCGAAGCGTGTCAATTAAATTACGGCGTAAGCTTCCCTATGTTCGACAAAATTGAAGTGAATGGATCAAATGCTCACCCCATTTTCAAATACCTAAAAAGTGAATTAGGAGGTATCTTTGGAAGTCGAGTTAAATGGAACTTTACCAAGTTCTTGGTGGATGCTCAAGGAAAACCTGTCAAGCGTTTTGCACCTACCACCAAACCCGAAGCCATCGATAAATACCTGGCAAAATTGCTGTAA
- a CDS encoding DoxX family protein: MNWNTVKTSSVQNVARVILGSFMLLAAVGHMTFQRLEFRAQVPQWVPLDTDLVVILSGVVEAVLGLGMIIGGKWKVRVGLALALFYVLIFPGNIAQYLNGIDAFGLDSDRARLIRLFFQPVLILWALWSSGAIKWWRNRKANQA, from the coding sequence ATGAATTGGAATACAGTAAAGACAAGCAGTGTTCAGAATGTGGCGAGAGTGATTCTCGGTTCATTCATGTTGCTAGCAGCAGTGGGGCATATGACTTTCCAGCGATTGGAGTTTCGTGCTCAAGTACCTCAATGGGTGCCTTTAGATACGGATTTAGTGGTGATTCTCAGTGGAGTTGTAGAAGCGGTTCTTGGACTGGGGATGATCATAGGAGGGAAGTGGAAGGTACGAGTAGGATTGGCTCTTGCCCTTTTTTACGTGCTCATTTTCCCAGGAAACATCGCACAATACCTCAATGGAATTGATGCCTTTGGATTGGACAGTGATAGAGCTCGACTCATCCGTTTGTTCTTCCAGCCGGTATTAATTCTGTGGGCTTTGTGGTCCTCTGGTGCTATTAAATGGTGGAGAAATCGAAAAGCAAATCAAGCATAA
- a CDS encoding inorganic diphosphatase, which yields MSFDPNNPWHKVNYGENAPDEVNAIIEIPKNTRAKYELDKESGLLMMDRVLYSSVYYPANYGFVPKTYCDDKDPLDILVLSQIDVVPLCIVRAKIIGVMRMLDEGELDDKLIAVAANDMSVSHYNDISELPEHLLRETRHFFEEYKRLENKTVEVEDFQDAATAKQILKQSMADYDAYIAELKK from the coding sequence ATGTCTTTTGATCCAAATAACCCTTGGCACAAAGTAAATTATGGCGAAAACGCTCCAGACGAGGTAAATGCCATTATCGAAATTCCTAAGAACACGCGTGCCAAGTACGAGCTTGACAAAGAAAGCGGACTCCTAATGATGGACCGTGTACTTTATTCATCTGTCTATTATCCTGCGAACTATGGTTTTGTTCCTAAAACCTATTGTGACGATAAGGATCCATTGGACATTCTAGTACTTTCTCAAATTGATGTTGTTCCACTTTGTATCGTTCGTGCAAAAATCATCGGCGTTATGCGCATGTTAGACGAAGGTGAGTTGGACGACAAACTCATCGCCGTTGCAGCAAACGATATGAGTGTGAGTCACTACAACGACATCTCTGAACTTCCAGAACACCTATTGCGAGAAACCCGCCACTTCTTTGAAGAATACAAGCGACTTGAGAACAAAACTGTAGAAGTAGAAGACTTCCAAGATGCGGCTACAGCCAAGCAAATTCTAAAACAATCTATGGCTGATTACGACGCCTACATTGCAGAATTGAAGAAGTAA